In a genomic window of Alphaproteobacteria bacterium:
- a CDS encoding histidine kinase, with protein sequence MLTATILGFSIAFQTLAAILALTHLRRSGPYRWAWGSLSAALLLMAARRVITLSSAFLADRPLAGDLLPELTAFAISLLMVGGVVGLGRLLKTVERQRAELDRVVGELQRSNRELEQFAYIASHDLNEPLRMIASYLQLIERRMKGHLDGEIKEFMDFALDGAARMRALIDGLLEFSRVGRRGEPQDGIDLNLLVGSVLADLKSAIEEAGAVVTVDPLPRVRGVESELRRTFQNLIGNALKFHAKDRPPMIHVGVSGKGNVWEFQVSDNGIGIDAKHFEQIFQMFKRLHGQSEYPGTGLGLALSKRIVDTHGGRIWIESEPGKGSTFRFTLPK encoded by the coding sequence ATGCTTACCGCGACCATCCTGGGCTTTTCCATCGCCTTCCAGACCCTGGCGGCTATCTTGGCGCTGACGCACTTGCGCCGCTCTGGCCCCTACAGATGGGCCTGGGGATCCCTGTCCGCGGCCCTGCTGCTGATGGCTGCTAGGCGCGTCATCACCCTGTCCAGCGCCTTTCTGGCCGACCGCCCCCTGGCTGGAGATTTGTTGCCCGAACTGACGGCGTTCGCCATTTCGCTTCTGATGGTCGGCGGCGTCGTGGGCCTGGGCCGTCTTCTAAAGACGGTCGAGCGCCAGCGTGCCGAGCTTGACCGCGTGGTGGGTGAACTTCAGCGCTCGAACCGAGAGCTTGAACAGTTCGCCTATATCGCCAGCCACGACCTGAACGAACCCTTGCGCATGATCGCCAGCTATCTTCAGCTGATCGAGCGGCGCATGAAGGGCCATCTTGACGGCGAGATCAAGGAATTCATGGATTTCGCCCTGGATGGGGCTGCGCGCATGCGCGCCTTGATCGACGGGCTTTTGGAATTCTCGCGGGTGGGGCGGCGCGGCGAACCCCAGGACGGCATCGACCTCAACCTGCTGGTCGGCTCGGTGCTGGCCGACCTGAAAAGCGCCATCGAGGAGGCGGGGGCCGTCGTAACCGTCGATCCCCTGCCCCGCGTGCGCGGCGTCGAGAGCGAATTGCGCCGCACCTTCCAGAACCTGATCGGCAACGCCTTGAAGTTCCATGCCAAGGACCGTCCGCCGATGATCCATGTCGGCGTCAGCGGCAAGGGCAATGTCTGGGAATTTCAAGTGAGCGACAACGGCATCGGCATCGACGCCAAGCATTTCGAGCAGATTTTCCAGATGTTCAAGCGCCTGCACGGCCAAAGCGAATATCCCGGCACCGGGCTGGGGCTGGCCTTGTCCAAACGCATCGTCGATACGCATGGCGGGCGCATCTGGATCGAATCGGAACCCGGCAAGGGATCGACCTTCCGCTTCACCTTGCCGAAGTAG
- a CDS encoding HD domain-containing protein, whose protein sequence is MNLFRQTMIMAHMTPKQIHVLIIEDNPGDARLIELMLSERPEDGYQNVFAVRLGDGLDAIAKQPFDVILLDLSLPDSHGIGTVQSVLDAAPSTPIIVLTGLADDTTAIAAMKAGAQDYLAKGQGDGETLRRSIRYSIERMRTDEEKRESGERLRRALMQTIQAVGLTIEKRDPYTAGHQQRVAELASAIGRELGFEEERLEGLELGSVIHDIGKIAIPSSFLNKPGRLTDTEFALIKTHSVIGFDIIKDVEFTWPIAKMVRQHHERMDGSGYPDGLKGDDILLESRIICVADVIESMASNRPYRAALGIDVALDEISKNCGRLYDADVAKACLKLFADNRFSFTTQVL, encoded by the coding sequence TTGAACTTATTCCGTCAAACCATGATTATGGCTCATATGACCCCTAAGCAAATTCATGTCCTGATCATCGAGGACAATCCCGGCGACGCCCGCTTGATCGAGCTGATGCTGTCCGAGCGTCCCGAAGACGGCTATCAGAATGTTTTCGCCGTGCGCCTTGGCGACGGGCTGGACGCCATCGCCAAGCAGCCCTTCGACGTGATCCTGCTGGATTTGTCGCTGCCCGATTCGCATGGGATCGGCACCGTGCAGTCGGTGCTGGATGCCGCCCCCTCGACGCCGATCATCGTGCTGACCGGCCTAGCCGACGACACCACGGCCATCGCCGCCATGAAGGCGGGCGCGCAGGACTATCTGGCCAAGGGCCAGGGCGATGGAGAAACGCTGCGCCGCTCGATCCGTTATTCGATCGAGCGCATGCGCACCGACGAGGAAAAGCGCGAGTCAGGGGAACGGTTGCGCCGCGCCCTGATGCAGACCATCCAGGCGGTGGGCCTGACCATCGAAAAGCGCGACCCCTATACGGCGGGCCACCAGCAGCGCGTGGCCGAACTGGCCAGCGCCATTGGCCGCGAGTTGGGATTCGAAGAAGAACGCCTCGAGGGTTTGGAACTGGGCAGCGTGATCCACGACATCGGCAAGATCGCCATCCCGTCCTCGTTTCTGAACAAGCCGGGTCGTCTGACCGACACCGAATTCGCGCTGATCAAAACCCACAGCGTCATCGGCTTCGACATCATCAAGGACGTCGAATTCACTTGGCCGATCGCCAAGATGGTGCGCCAGCATCACGAGCGGATGGATGGTTCGGGCTATCCCGACGGCTTGAAGGGCGACGACATCTTGCTCGAATCGCGCATCATCTGCGTCGCCGACGTCATCGAATCGATGGCCTCGAACCGGCCTTACCGCGCGGCGCTGGGGATCGACGTCGCTCTCGATGAAATTTCCAAGAACTGCGGCAGGCTGTACGACGCCGACGTCGCCAAGGCCTGCCTGAAACTGTTCGCCGACAACCGCTTCAGCTTCACCACGCAGGTGCTTTAA
- the ccmD gene encoding heme exporter protein CcmD — translation MSDFFSMGGYAGYVWPSYGLAFLVMLGLFADSFLRLKKSEAEFERLDASRKAAKEKRS, via the coding sequence ATGAGCGATTTCTTCTCGATGGGCGGTTATGCAGGCTATGTCTGGCCGTCTTATGGGCTGGCCTTTCTGGTCATGCTGGGCTTGTTCGCCGACAGTTTCCTGCGCCTTAAGAAGTCCGAGGCCGAGTTCGAGAGGCTGGACGCCAGCCGCAAGGCCGCCAAGGAAAAGCGGTCATGA
- a CDS encoding heme lyase CcmF/NrfE family subunit, producing MIAEAGHFALAFALFVALAQGVLGLYGAQRGDKAIMAAASGAGVALMMLTCIAFAALTYSYVISDFSLVNVATNSHSAKPMLYKISGVWGNHEGSLLLWVTILAVFGAAVVLSGRNLPPHLKARVIGVQGLVALSFLAFILFTSNPFERLARPPLDGNGLNPLLQDPGLAFHPPFLYLGYVGFSIAFSFAIAALIEGRVDAAWARWVRPWTLAAWVFLTLGIGLGSWWAYYELGWGGWWYWDPVENASFMPWLAGTALLHSAIVVEKRDALKSWTILLAILTFSLSLLGTFLVRSGVITSVHSFASDPGRGLFILAMLTMVAGGSLMLYAIRAPSLKAGGLFAPVSREGGLMFNNLIMSTAAGSVLLGTLYPLFVDALGGGKVSVGPPFFNSVFIPLMIPMIAAMAVGPMLTWKRGDLLGVLLRLKFVLAAALVFAGLVWMLTGGRIGDLAALGGMALAGWLFFGSLWELGERALLFKAPWAEVGKRAKQIPLAAWGMTVAHAGVALVIVGIVGSSTWMEEHIQNMKVGETVRLRDADVRLDSAQEVPGPNYTALQGNFVLSRNGQDFLKLSPERRQYRMPPRPTTETAIQSTFLGDYYTVIGDPVPGGGYVTRFYWQPLIPWLWTGILVMTLGGLISLFDRRHRVGVPQGKRRP from the coding sequence ATGATCGCCGAGGCCGGACATTTCGCCTTGGCCTTCGCCTTGTTCGTAGCCTTGGCCCAGGGCGTTCTGGGCCTTTATGGCGCGCAGCGCGGCGACAAGGCGATCATGGCGGCGGCCAGCGGGGCCGGGGTCGCGCTGATGATGCTGACCTGCATCGCTTTCGCCGCACTCACCTATTCCTATGTGATCTCGGATTTTTCGCTGGTCAATGTGGCGACCAATTCGCATTCGGCCAAGCCGATGCTTTATAAAATCTCGGGCGTTTGGGGCAATCACGAAGGCTCGCTGCTTTTGTGGGTGACCATTTTGGCCGTGTTCGGCGCCGCCGTCGTGCTGTCGGGGCGCAATCTGCCGCCGCATCTGAAGGCGCGCGTCATCGGCGTTCAGGGCTTGGTGGCGTTGTCCTTCCTGGCCTTTATCCTATTCACTTCGAACCCCTTCGAACGTTTGGCCCGCCCGCCCCTGGATGGCAACGGTCTCAATCCGCTGTTGCAAGATCCCGGTCTGGCCTTTCATCCGCCCTTCCTCTATCTGGGCTATGTCGGCTTCTCGATCGCTTTTTCCTTCGCCATCGCCGCTTTGATCGAAGGGCGCGTCGATGCCGCCTGGGCGCGCTGGGTGCGCCCCTGGACGCTGGCCGCCTGGGTGTTCCTGACCTTGGGCATCGGGCTGGGCAGTTGGTGGGCCTATTACGAATTGGGCTGGGGCGGCTGGTGGTATTGGGACCCGGTCGAGAACGCCTCCTTCATGCCTTGGTTGGCCGGAACGGCGCTGTTGCATTCGGCCATCGTGGTCGAAAAGCGAGACGCGCTCAAAAGCTGGACCATCTTGTTGGCTATTCTCACTTTCTCGCTGTCGTTGCTGGGCACTTTCCTGGTGCGTTCGGGCGTCATCACCTCGGTTCATTCCTTTGCCAGCGATCCCGGGCGCGGCCTGTTCATCCTGGCCATGCTGACCATGGTGGCGGGCGGTTCCTTGATGCTGTACGCCATCCGCGCCCCTTCCTTGAAGGCGGGCGGCCTGTTCGCCCCCGTCTCGCGCGAGGGCGGCTTGATGTTCAACAATCTGATCATGAGCACGGCGGCCGGATCGGTGCTGCTGGGCACGCTGTATCCGCTGTTCGTCGATGCGCTGGGCGGCGGCAAAGTGTCGGTGGGGCCGCCCTTCTTCAATTCGGTTTTCATTCCCCTGATGATTCCCATGATCGCCGCCATGGCTGTCGGCCCGATGCTGACCTGGAAGCGGGGCGATCTGCTGGGCGTGCTGTTGCGCCTGAAGTTCGTGCTGGCGGCGGCTTTGGTTTTTGCGGGTCTGGTCTGGATGTTGACCGGCGGCAGGATCGGCGATCTGGCTGCCCTTGGCGGCATGGCGCTGGCGGGCTGGCTGTTCTTCGGCAGTCTGTGGGAGTTGGGCGAGCGCGCCCTTCTGTTCAAGGCGCCCTGGGCCGAGGTGGGCAAGCGCGCCAAGCAAATTCCGCTGGCCGCCTGGGGCATGACGGTGGCGCATGCGGGCGTAGCACTGGTGATCGTGGGCATCGTCGGCTCATCGACCTGGATGGAAGAGCATATCCAGAACATGAAAGTGGGCGAAACGGTTCGCTTGCGCGACGCCGACGTCCGGCTCGATTCCGCCCAGGAAGTGCCGGGGCCGAATTACACGGCGCTGCAAGGCAATTTCGTCCTTAGCCGAAACGGTCAGGACTTTCTGAAACTCAGCCCCGAGCGCCGCCAATATCGCATGCCGCCCAGGCCGACCACGGAAACCGCCATTCAGTCAACCTTCCTGGGCGATTATTACACCGTGATCGGCGATCCCGTGCCAGGCGGCGGCTATGTCACCCGCTTTTATTGGCAGCCTTTGATTCCCTGGCTGTGGACGGGTATTTTGGTCATGACGCTTGGCGGGCTGATATCGCTGTTCGACCGGCGGCACCGCGTCGGCGTTCCTCAAGGAAAGCGACGCCCATGA
- the ccmE gene encoding cytochrome c maturation protein CcmE, with protein MTPRKKRRLMLLLAGLAFLGGAAALVLTAFQDNIVFFYSPTDLVTKDVKPDQRLRIGGLVLEGSVVKDGKTVRFKVTDLTNATDVVFTGILPDLFREGQGVVAEGRFANGLFTASDVLAKHDEKYMPPEVADALKKSGQWQGQETAKPQGQMK; from the coding sequence ATGACGCCCCGCAAGAAGCGCCGCCTGATGCTGCTGCTGGCCGGGCTTGCCTTCTTGGGAGGGGCGGCGGCCCTGGTCTTGACCGCCTTCCAGGACAATATCGTCTTCTTCTACAGCCCGACCGATCTGGTAACCAAGGATGTTAAGCCCGATCAGCGCCTGCGCATCGGCGGCTTGGTGCTGGAAGGCAGCGTGGTCAAGGATGGCAAGACGGTGCGCTTCAAGGTGACCGATTTGACCAATGCGACCGATGTCGTCTTTACCGGCATCCTGCCTGATCTGTTCCGCGAGGGCCAAGGCGTGGTGGCCGAGGGCCGTTTCGCCAACGGTCTGTTCACCGCTTCCGACGTGCTGGCCAAGCATGACGAGAAATACATGCCGCCCGAAGTGGCCGATGCCTTGAAAAAGTCTGGCCAGTGGCAGGGCCAGGAGACGGCGAAGCCGCAGGGGCAGATGAAGTGA
- a CDS encoding cytochrome c-type biogenesis protein CcmH, with product MKRLILILAAIAVCAPALAVDPGEMLKDPALEARARDVGAELRCVVCQNQSIDDSDADLAKDLRQIVRERITAGDSNDQVKQYLVDRYGDYVLLRPPFNAKTLLLWLGPLGLAVAAFAVGLGYYRRQKRESLPPSPLSAQERQEVERLMKDRN from the coding sequence ATGAAGCGCCTGATTCTGATTCTGGCCGCCATAGCGGTCTGCGCCCCGGCGCTGGCCGTCGATCCCGGCGAAATGCTGAAGGACCCCGCCTTGGAAGCGCGCGCCCGCGACGTGGGGGCCGAATTGCGCTGCGTGGTTTGCCAGAACCAGTCGATCGACGATTCGGACGCCGATCTGGCCAAGGATTTGCGTCAGATCGTGCGTGAACGCATCACGGCGGGCGATTCCAACGATCAGGTCAAACAATATCTGGTCGACCGCTATGGCGACTATGTTCTGCTAAGGCCGCCCTTCAACGCCAAGACGCTGCTGCTGTGGTTGGGGCCGCTGGGCTTGGCCGTCGCCGCCTTTGCCGTCGGTCTGGGCTATTATCGCAGGCAGAAGCGCGAGTCCTTGCCGCCGTCGCCCTTAAGCGCGCAGGAACGCCAGGAAGTCGAACGACTGATGAAGGACCGCAATTGA
- the ccmI gene encoding c-type cytochrome biogenesis protein CcmI → MLWVLAGLLILITVFLIARPLLAKPSSHDGSRADYDLAVFKDQLSELEDEHAQGLIDGQALEAAKLEVQRRLLAAAHASKEETHPLGLAPRRLLALALLLVLPLAGGALYLVLGSPKQPDQPYLDRLAMRLGTDVSQAQHQLDEVARLTEHLGRHPEDGAAWRDLGRAQRMLGRHPDGAESLRQALTNGEREPEVIAEMAESQVYADQGEVSIQAKRAFETVLLVSPDHPKALYFMGQERMQDNDAKGALHFWRRLEAASPAGAGWLPMLKQRITEAETRLSGKAPQTQSGAPDIGAMVAKLEARMKENPKDVQGWTMLGRSYAVLGEMEKARDAYQKAMALTPDDLDLKQSYAVMLFEVARSADPKAKVPTEAAALMNEVLKQDPNSFDALYLAGQAALDNGGKSEAKALWSRLLDLLDPASEDHADLKKMIDGL, encoded by the coding sequence ATGTTGTGGGTGTTGGCCGGACTTCTGATTCTGATCACGGTCTTTCTGATCGCCAGACCGCTTCTCGCCAAGCCGTCATCGCATGACGGATCGCGCGCCGATTACGATCTGGCGGTTTTCAAGGACCAGTTGAGCGAGCTGGAAGACGAGCATGCGCAGGGCCTGATCGACGGGCAGGCCTTGGAAGCGGCCAAGCTGGAAGTGCAGCGCCGTCTGCTGGCCGCGGCACATGCCAGCAAGGAAGAAACGCATCCCCTGGGGCTGGCGCCCAGGCGTCTGCTGGCCTTGGCCTTGCTGTTGGTTCTGCCGCTGGCGGGTGGCGCGCTTTACTTGGTTTTGGGGTCGCCAAAGCAACCCGACCAGCCCTATCTCGACCGTCTTGCCATGCGCCTCGGCACCGATGTCTCGCAAGCCCAGCATCAGTTGGATGAAGTGGCGCGCTTGACCGAGCACCTAGGGCGTCACCCCGAGGATGGCGCGGCTTGGCGCGATCTGGGCCGCGCCCAGCGCATGTTGGGGCGTCATCCGGACGGCGCGGAAAGCCTGCGCCAAGCGCTAACCAATGGCGAGCGCGAGCCGGAAGTGATCGCCGAAATGGCCGAATCGCAAGTCTATGCCGATCAGGGCGAGGTTTCCATCCAGGCCAAGCGCGCTTTCGAAACGGTGCTGCTGGTCAGCCCCGATCACCCCAAGGCCCTGTATTTCATGGGCCAGGAACGCATGCAAGACAACGACGCCAAGGGAGCCTTGCATTTCTGGCGTCGCCTGGAAGCCGCATCGCCAGCCGGGGCGGGATGGTTGCCCATGCTCAAGCAGCGCATCACCGAAGCCGAGACGCGTTTGTCCGGCAAGGCGCCGCAAACCCAAAGCGGCGCGCCCGACATCGGGGCCATGGTCGCCAAGCTGGAAGCCAGAATGAAGGAAAACCCAAAGGACGTGCAGGGCTGGACCATGCTGGGCCGCAGCTATGCCGTTCTGGGCGAGATGGAAAAGGCCAGGGACGCCTATCAGAAGGCCATGGCCCTGACGCCCGACGATCTCGACCTGAAGCAATCCTATGCCGTGATGCTTTTTGAAGTGGCGCGCTCGGCCGATCCCAAGGCCAAGGTGCCCACCGAAGCGGCGGCCTTGATGAACGAGGTTCTAAAGCAAGACCCCAATTCCTTCGACGCGCTGTATCTGGCGGGCCAGGCCGCGTTGGACAATGGCGGCAAGAGCGAGGCCAAGGCTTTGTGGTCGCGGCTTTTGGATCTGCTTGATCCGGCAAGCGAGGACCATGCCGATCTGAAGAAGATGATCGACGGGCTTTAA
- a CDS encoding heme ABC transporter permease: MFGLQNPTKFLKFAKLTGPWFAVASVLLIGAGLWFGLFSSPADYQQGETVRIMYVHVPSAWMGMFAYSVMAVASAIALVWKHPVADHIAKGSAPLGAGFTLVCLVTGALWGKPMWGTWWVWDARLTSMLILFFLYLGYMALSGAFDNAERGAKAAAILAVVGWVNVPIIKFSVDWWNTLHQPASVTKAGMPSVDPSMLLPLLLMGVGFTTFYATLLLWRVRSEILQTRIRNIRLAQIHGEG; the protein is encoded by the coding sequence ATGTTCGGATTGCAAAACCCAACCAAATTCCTGAAGTTCGCCAAGCTGACCGGGCCTTGGTTTGCCGTGGCGTCGGTGCTGCTGATCGGTGCTGGCCTGTGGTTCGGCCTGTTCTCATCGCCCGCCGATTATCAGCAGGGCGAGACGGTGCGCATCATGTATGTCCATGTGCCCTCGGCCTGGATGGGTATGTTCGCCTATTCGGTGATGGCGGTGGCCAGCGCCATCGCACTGGTGTGGAAACATCCGGTAGCCGACCACATCGCCAAAGGGTCCGCCCCGTTGGGGGCTGGCTTTACCCTGGTCTGTCTGGTGACGGGCGCCTTGTGGGGCAAGCCGATGTGGGGAACCTGGTGGGTGTGGGACGCCAGGCTCACCTCGATGCTGATCCTGTTTTTCTTGTATCTCGGCTATATGGCGCTGTCGGGGGCCTTCGACAATGCCGAGCGCGGCGCCAAGGCGGCCGCCATTCTGGCCGTGGTGGGCTGGGTCAATGTGCCGATCATCAAATTCTCGGTCGATTGGTGGAACACGCTGCATCAACCGGCCAGCGTGACCAAGGCGGGCATGCCCTCGGTCGATCCGTCGATGTTGCTTCCCCTCTTGCTGATGGGGGTGGGCTTCACCACCTTCTACGCCACGCTGCTGTTGTGGCGGGTGCGTTCGGAAATCTTGCAAACGCGCATCCGCAACATAAGGCTGGCCCAGATTCACGGTGAAGGTTAA
- a CDS encoding DsbE family thiol:disulfide interchange protein: MKSRLAYLLPVLIFVGLLGFFFKGLFLDPKAIPSVLIDKPVPNIDLAALPGRGDTGLKTEHLKGQVSLVNIFGSWCVACVAEHPYLMKIKAEGVVPIMGIDWRDDPAAGMAWLQKHGDPYLRVGADPAPGHASVDFGVTGAPESFIVDKDGRIRYKHVGIIDDRVWKQTLLPIIKELQK; the protein is encoded by the coding sequence ATGAAAAGCCGTCTTGCCTATCTGCTGCCGGTTCTGATTTTCGTGGGACTGCTGGGCTTCTTCTTCAAGGGCCTGTTCCTTGATCCCAAGGCGATCCCTTCGGTGCTGATCGACAAGCCTGTCCCCAACATCGATCTGGCCGCTCTGCCGGGGCGCGGCGACACCGGCCTGAAGACCGAGCATTTGAAGGGCCAAGTGTCGTTGGTCAATATTTTCGGATCCTGGTGCGTGGCCTGCGTGGCCGAACATCCCTATCTGATGAAGATCAAGGCGGAAGGCGTGGTGCCCATCATGGGCATCGACTGGCGCGACGATCCGGCGGCGGGCATGGCTTGGCTGCAAAAGCACGGCGACCCCTATCTGCGCGTGGGGGCCGATCCAGCGCCCGGCCACGCCTCGGTCGATTTCGGGGTGACGGGTGCGCCGGAAAGTTTCATCGTCGATAAGGATGGGCGCATCCGCTACAAACATGTCGGCATCATCGATGATCGGGTATGGAAGCAAACCCTGTTGCCGATCATCAAGGAGCTTCAGAAATGA
- a CDS encoding glutamate--cysteine ligase, translating to MSGPSKPDLILIESKAQLVSWLESGCKTASAWRIGTEHEKFAFEQGSFRPLPYEGEKGIQALLEGMQIFGWKPVVEDGRVIALSGRDGSSITLEPGGQVELSGAPLETIHQTCAEVHEHLRQVTQVADKLGIGLVGLGFDPKWRREDIHWMPKGRYAIMKAYMPKVGTLGLDMMLRTCTVQANLDFSSEADMVMKFRTALALQPIATALFANSPFTEGKPNGYLSYRSHIWTDTDNARSGMLPFVFEPGMGFERYVDYLLDMPMYFVYRDGRYIDASGQSFKDFMAGRLPALPGEKPQMGDWADHVTTAFPEVRLKRYLEMRGADGGSWSRICALPALWTGLLYDAEALGEAWDMVKDWTIEEMSQLRADVPRMGLKAPFRKGLVRDQALRMLIIAREGLIGRAREDDVGRDESGFLDPLDRIAERGVTPAELLLASYRGPWHESVDPVYIDYAF from the coding sequence ATGTCTGGTCCATCGAAACCCGATTTGATTTTGATCGAATCCAAAGCGCAGCTTGTCTCCTGGCTGGAATCGGGCTGCAAAACGGCCTCTGCTTGGCGCATCGGCACCGAGCATGAGAAATTCGCCTTCGAACAGGGCAGTTTCAGGCCTCTGCCCTATGAGGGCGAGAAAGGCATCCAGGCGCTTTTGGAAGGCATGCAGATTTTCGGCTGGAAGCCGGTTGTCGAGGACGGGCGGGTCATCGCCCTGTCCGGGCGCGATGGCTCCTCGATCACGCTGGAGCCTGGCGGGCAGGTCGAATTGTCCGGCGCGCCCTTGGAAACCATTCATCAGACCTGCGCGGAAGTGCACGAACATTTGCGTCAGGTGACGCAGGTGGCCGACAAATTGGGCATCGGACTGGTCGGCCTTGGCTTCGACCCCAAATGGCGGCGCGAAGACATCCACTGGATGCCCAAGGGACGCTACGCCATCATGAAGGCCTATATGCCCAAGGTGGGAACGCTGGGGCTGGACATGATGTTGCGCACCTGCACCGTGCAGGCCAATCTGGATTTCTCCAGCGAAGCCGACATGGTGATGAAGTTCAGAACCGCGCTGGCCCTGCAACCCATCGCCACGGCATTGTTCGCCAATTCGCCCTTCACCGAAGGCAAGCCCAACGGCTATCTAAGCTATCGCAGCCATATCTGGACCGACACCGACAATGCGCGTTCGGGCATGTTGCCCTTCGTGTTCGAACCCGGTATGGGCTTCGAGCGCTATGTCGATTACCTGCTCGATATGCCGATGTATTTCGTCTATCGCGACGGCCGCTACATCGACGCTTCGGGCCAAAGTTTCAAGGATTTCATGGCGGGCCGCCTGCCAGCCCTGCCGGGCGAAAAGCCTCAGATGGGCGATTGGGCCGATCATGTCACCACCGCCTTTCCCGAAGTGCGCCTGAAGCGTTACCTCGAAATGCGCGGCGCCGACGGCGGCTCGTGGAGCCGCATCTGCGCCCTGCCCGCCCTGTGGACCGGGTTGCTGTACGATGCCGAGGCCCTGGGCGAAGCCTGGGACATGGTGAAGGACTGGACCATCGAGGAAATGTCCCAGTTAAGGGCCGATGTGCCGCGCATGGGTTTGAAGGCGCCCTTTCGCAAGGGACTGGTGCGCGACCAAGCGCTGCGCATGCTGATCATCGCCCGCGAAGGCTTGATCGGACGCGCCAGGGAAGACGATGTGGGCCGCGATGAAAGCGGCTTCCTCGACCCACTGGACCGCATCGCCGAGCGCGGCGTCACGCCCGCCGAACTTTTGTTGGCCTCGTATCGCGGGCCTTGGCATGAATCGGTCGATCCGGTTTACATCGATTACGCTTTTTAA
- a CDS encoding DHA2 family efflux MFS transporter permease subunit — MVLGMFMAILDIQIVSSSLSEIQAGLSAGRDEISWVQTSYLIAEVVMIPLSGWLARVFSTRWLFLASSLTFTLSSLACAFAWDINSMIVFRALQGFLGGAMIPTVFSSMFMLFPLHMRPMIGVIIGLVATMAPTLGPVLGGWITDLASWHWLFLINLPVGLAVSFLVTVFVRIDQPRLEMLKRIDVPGIVFMAVFLGALEYTLEEGPADNWFQTDAIVWWTALTLTAGILFVWRELVHAHPVVDLFAFRNANFSIGCLFSFVIGTGLYGSVYLLPLYLGRVRGMNSFDIGVIMVVTGAFQFLSAPIAGILSKKMEPRLMLGLGLALFGTGLWLTTSMTAEWGFWELFLPQAVRGVSLMLCFLPINLLALGTLPKDEVHNASGLFNLMRNLGGAIGLAAINTALIERFELHRSHLADSLSASRSHVLEMLEGMSAYLSDRITGNADAAALKTLSRLIEREAWVMTFSDAFLLLSLGFFLALAFMPWIKSVDAGKAPSDAH, encoded by the coding sequence ATGGTGCTGGGCATGTTCATGGCGATCTTGGACATCCAGATCGTTTCCAGCTCGCTTTCGGAAATCCAGGCCGGGCTGTCGGCGGGCCGCGACGAAATCTCTTGGGTGCAAACATCTTACCTGATCGCCGAAGTGGTGATGATCCCGCTGTCGGGCTGGCTGGCCCGCGTCTTTTCCACCCGCTGGCTGTTCCTGGCCTCGTCGCTCACCTTCACGCTGTCCAGTCTGGCTTGCGCCTTCGCCTGGGACATCAATTCCATGATCGTCTTTCGCGCCCTGCAAGGCTTTCTGGGCGGCGCCATGATCCCCACCGTCTTTTCCTCGATGTTCATGCTGTTCCCGCTGCATATGCGCCCGATGATCGGCGTCATCATCGGGCTGGTCGCCACCATGGCCCCCACGCTGGGACCCGTGCTGGGCGGCTGGATCACCGATCTGGCCAGTTGGCACTGGCTGTTCCTGATCAATCTGCCCGTGGGTCTGGCGGTATCGTTCCTGGTGACCGTTTTCGTGCGCATCGACCAGCCCAGACTTGAGATGCTGAAACGCATCGACGTGCCCGGCATCGTCTTCATGGCGGTATTCCTGGGCGCTCTTGAATACACGCTGGAAGAAGGACCCGCCGACAACTGGTTCCAGACCGACGCCATCGTCTGGTGGACGGCGCTGACGCTGACGGCAGGCATTCTGTTCGTCTGGCGCGAGTTGGTGCATGCGCATCCGGTGGTCGATCTGTTCGCCTTCAGAAACGCCAATTTCTCGATCGGCTGCCTGTTCAGCTTCGTCATCGGCACCGGGCTTTACGGGTCGGTCTATCTGCTGCCGCTGTATCTGGGCCGGGTGCGCGGCATGAACAGCTTCGATATCGGCGTCATCATGGTCGTGACCGGCGCCTTTCAGTTCTTGTCGGCCCCCATCGCCGGCATTCTATCCAAAAAGATGGAGCCAAGACTGATGCTGGGATTGGGGCTTGCCTTGTTCGGCACCGGCCTGTGGCTGACCACCAGCATGACCGCCGAATGGGGATTCTGGGAACTGTTCTTGCCGCAAGCCGTGCGCGGCGTGTCGCTGATGCTGTGCTTCCTGCCCATCAATCTGCTGGCTTTGGGAACCCTGCCCAAGGACGAGGTGCACAACGCCAGCGGGTTATTCAATTTGATGCGCAATCTGGGCGGCGCCATCGGCCTGGCCGCCATCAATACGGCGCTGATTGAACGGTTCGAGTTGCACCGCTCGCACCTAGCCGACTCGCTGTCGGCCAGCCGCAGCCACGTGCTCGAGATGCTGGAGGGCATGTCGGCCTATTTGTCCGACCGCATCACTGGCAACGCCGACGCCGCCGCCCTCAAGACCCTGTCGCGCCTGATCGAGCGCGAGGCCTGGGTGATGACCTTCTCGGACGCCTTTCTGCTGCTCTCGCTCGGCTTTTTCCTGGCCCTGGCCTTCATGCCCTGGATCAAAAGCGTGGATGCGGGCAAAGCGCCCTCAGATGCCCACTAA